The genome window GATCATCTGGTCGGTGTTGCTGTCCTGCATCGTCTCGCCGTTGAGCACCATCCGCACCGCCAGCTTCTGCGGGTCGGGCACCGCGTCGGCGGTGACGAGATACGGCCCGATCGGGCAGAACCCCGGCGCGGACTTGCCCTTGCCCCACTGCCCCTGGTGCTTGAACTGGTGGTCGCGCTCGGAGACGTCGTTGAGCGTCACGTAGCCGGCGACGTGGTCGAGCGCGTGCGCCTCGTCGACGTTGTGGGCGGCGGTGCCGATCACGACGCCGAGCTCCGCCTCCCAGTCGAGGCGCTGCGCCCCCTTGGGGAAGTAGATCGGGTCGTTGGGGCCGCACAGGCTGCCGGTGTGCTTGAAGAACAGGATCGGCTCGGGCGGCGGCTCGCCCTTGGTCTCGCGCGCATGGTCGGCGTAGTTCAGGCCGATTCCCATGATGTTGCCGACCCGCGTCACCGGGGCACCCAGGCGCGGGTGGCCGCCGACCTCGGGCAGGGTTTCGGGGTCGGTGGCGCGGATCCGCGCCAGGCACTCGGGCGCGAGCGCCGCCGGGTCGAGATCGTGCACCAGCCCGGCGAGATCGCGGATGGTTCCGTCGGTGTGCAGCAGGCCCGGTTTCTCGTGGCCGGGCAGTCCGTAACGCAGCAGGCGCATGCGCTCTCTCCATGGCTGGATGGGTCAGTAGAGGGTCAGGGTGCGGATTTCTTCGGAATTGAGAACGCCGGGGATGATCGTGATCGGCACGTGGACGCGCCGCAGGTCCTTGCCCATCAGCGACGAGATCAGCGGTCCCGGGCCGCCTTTGCCGG of uncultured Alphaproteobacteria bacterium contains these proteins:
- a CDS encoding Ureidoglycolate lyase; translated protein: MRLLRYGLPGHEKPGLLHTDGTIRDLAGLVHDLDPAALAPECLARIRATDPETLPEVGGHPRLGAPVTRVGNIMGIGLNYADHARETKGEPPPEPILFFKHTGSLCGPNDPIYFPKGAQRLDWEAELGVVIGTAAHNVDEAHALDHVAGYVTLNDVSERDHQFKHQGQWGKGKSAPGFCPIGPYLVTADAVPDPQKLAVRMVLNGETMQDSNTDQMIFPVRFLIAYLSRFLRLLPGDIVATGTPAGVGLGRKLFLKPGDVVEASVEGLGAQRQAVVAEAP